The following coding sequences are from one Musa acuminata AAA Group cultivar baxijiao chromosome BXJ2-4, Cavendish_Baxijiao_AAA, whole genome shotgun sequence window:
- the LOC108952554 gene encoding uncharacterized protein LOC108952554 isoform X2: MASEGKVDGRRRRSLRTKSSGLKSESCEFVNDLLKRDDGGSPVTHQVGLEEKVVGRRTSFRTRSCSLKSESHESMELHKIDDAILPVTCQVPSEEKIDGRRKSLRRRSGYLKSESCEPTENSVKMEDAKFLVYTIKNERNSGIGSAKEDPLLEGHCGRRLRRSVLAKK; encoded by the exons ATGGCATCAGAGGGAAAGGTTGATGGTAGAAG AAGGAGGTCCTTACGAACAAAATCCAGTGGCTTGAAGTCTGAATCATGTGAATTTGTGAATGACTTGCTCAAAAGAGATGATGGCGGATCTCCAGTGACCCATCAAGTGGGCCTAGAGGAAAAGGTCGTGGGAAGAAG AACTTCCTTCCGAACAAGATCCTGTAGTTTGAAATCTGAATCACATGAATCTATGGAGTTGCACAAGATTGATGATGCCATACTTCCAGTGACTTGTCAGGTGCCATCAGAGGAAAAGATTGATGGAAGAAG AAAATCCTTGCGGAGGAGATCCGGTTATTTAAAGTCTGAATCATGTGAGCCTACTGAGAACTCAGTCAAGATGGAGGATGCCAAGTTTTTAGTTTATACGATCAAAAATGAACGA AACTCGGGAATCGGGAGTGCCAAAGAAGATCCTCTGTTGGAAGGCCATTGTGGAAGGCGGCTGAGAAGGTCGGTTCTTGCAAAGAAATGA
- the LOC108952554 gene encoding uncharacterized protein LOC108952554 isoform X1 yields MASEGKVDGRRRRSLRTKSSGLKSESCEFVNDLLKRDDGGSPVTHQVGLEEKVVGRRTSFRTRSCSLKSESHESMELHKIDDAILPVTCQVPSEEKIDGRSRKSLRRRSGYLKSESCEPTENSVKMEDAKFLVYTIKNERNSGIGSAKEDPLLEGHCGRRLRRSVLAKK; encoded by the exons ATGGCATCAGAGGGAAAGGTTGATGGTAGAAG AAGGAGGTCCTTACGAACAAAATCCAGTGGCTTGAAGTCTGAATCATGTGAATTTGTGAATGACTTGCTCAAAAGAGATGATGGCGGATCTCCAGTGACCCATCAAGTGGGCCTAGAGGAAAAGGTCGTGGGAAGAAG AACTTCCTTCCGAACAAGATCCTGTAGTTTGAAATCTGAATCACATGAATCTATGGAGTTGCACAAGATTGATGATGCCATACTTCCAGTGACTTGTCAGGTGCCATCAGAGGAAAAGATTGATGGAAGAAG CAGAAAATCCTTGCGGAGGAGATCCGGTTATTTAAAGTCTGAATCATGTGAGCCTACTGAGAACTCAGTCAAGATGGAGGATGCCAAGTTTTTAGTTTATACGATCAAAAATGAACGA AACTCGGGAATCGGGAGTGCCAAAGAAGATCCTCTGTTGGAAGGCCATTGTGGAAGGCGGCTGAGAAGGTCGGTTCTTGCAAAGAAATGA
- the LOC135608694 gene encoding uncharacterized protein LOC135608694: MHSLSVSSFDSQELNLEKDREKEKLIKDLLNKIGSEVGTTKCEEVEANATQLANDKKICNPNKKRKLKPQSLGPIALVHQMASEGKVDGRRRRSLRTKSSGLKSESCEFVNDLLKRDDGGSPVTHQVGLEEKVVGRRTSFRTRSCSLKSESHESMELHKIDDAILPVTCQVPSEEKIDGRR; this comes from the exons ATGCATTCTTTATCTGTTTCGTCTTTTGATTCGCAGGAGCTCAACTTAGAGAAAGATAGA GAGAAAGAAAAATTGATCAAAGATCTCCTTAACAAAATTGGCTCAGAG GTAGGAACCACCAAGTGTGAGGAGGTTGAAGCAAATGCAACTCAACTTGCTAATGACAAGAAAATCTGCAATCCCAATAAGAAGCGCAAGTTAAAACCACAGT CTTTAGGCCCTATCGCTTTGGTTCATCAAATGGCATCAGAGGGAAAGGTTGATGGTAGAAG AAGGAGGTCCTTACGAACAAAATCCAGTGGCTTGAAGTCTGAATCATGTGAATTTGTGAATGACTTGCTCAAAAGAGATGATGGCGGATCTCCAGTGACCCATCAAGTGGGCCTAGAGGAAAAGGTCGTGGGAAGAAG AACTTCCTTCCGAACAAGATCCTGTAGTTTGAAATCTGAATCACATGAATCTATGGAGTTGCACAAGATTGATGATGCCATACTTCCAGTGACTTGTCAGGTGCCATCAGAGGAAAAGATTGATGGAAGAAGGTAA
- the LOC135608999 gene encoding uncharacterized protein At4g06744-like: MASRKLLLLLLSTVLLFISSSLGDRKAIEIGGGVGVNLGFGIGPTPSPSPLDDSHGSSPPAQAPSSGPQPSDFPNLKQYYAYLVIQRFKQSITCDPGGVTQTWVGYRPCTYEGFYCAAPPDSPDTPTIASVDFNGFGLCAPTIVGFVDQLPDLALFHANSNYFSGTIPDLTGLPYLYELDVSSNLHFGAFPTKVLPLSNLIFLDLRFNFFAGAVPASVFAFNLDVLFFNNNNFNEPLPAELGRSPVAYLTLANNGFTGSIPPSIYNASNTLVEVLFLNNRLSGCLPYEIGFLSIATVFDAGFNQMTGPIPWSFGCLLKLEQLNLAGNLLYGEVPDVVCRLAKDGNLANLSLSGNYFTWLGHSCWDLVKTKVLDVRQNCIPGLPEQRSPAECSTFWWGPKQCLPSHDIPCSLPKGPTKRPMSSTPPAYVTYETLHHPPPRN; the protein is encoded by the coding sequence ATGGCTAGCAgaaagctgctgctgctgcttctctccACTGTACTCCTCTTCATCTCTTCCTCCCTCGGTGATCGCAAGGCCATTGAGATTGGCGGTGGCGTTGGCGTCAACCTCGGTTTCGGCATTGGGCCGACACCGTCCCCGTCTCCTCTTGACGACTCCCACGGCTCCTCACCGCCTGCGCAGGCACCGTCGTCTGGGCCGCAGCCCTCCGACTTCCCCAACCTCAAGCAGTACTACGCTTACCTTGTCATCCAACGCTTCAAGCAAAGCATCACCTGCGACCCCGGCGGCGTCACCCAGACCTGGGTGGGCTACCGGCCTTGCACCTACGAAGGCTTCTACTGCGCCGCCCCGCCGGACTCCCCCGACACGCCCACCATCGCCTCCGTCGACTTCAACGGCTTCGGCCTCTGCGCGCCGACCATCGTCGGCTTCGTCGACCAGCTCCCCGACCTCGCGCTCTTCCACGCCAACTCCAACTACTTCTCCGGCACCATTCCCGACCTCACCGGCCTCCCCTACCTCTACGAGCTCGACGTCAGCAGCAACCTCCACTTCGGCGCGTTCCCCACCAAAGTCCTCCCGCTGAGCAACCTCATCTTCCTCGACCTCCGCTTCAACTTCTTCGCCGGTGCCGTCCCGGCCTCTGTCTTCGCCTTCAACCTCGACGTGCTCTTCTTTAACAACAACAACTTTAACGAGCCGCTGCCGGCCGAACTCGGCCGCTCGCCTGTAGCCTACTTGACCCTGGCCAACAACGGCTTCACCGGGTCGATCCCCCCGTCCATCTACAACGCCTCGAACACTCTGGTCGAGGTGCTCTTCCTCAACAACAGGCTCTCCGGCTGCCTGCCGTACGAGATCGGATTCCTGAGCATTGCGACGGTGTTCGACGCGGGTTTCAACCAGATGACCGGCCCGATCCCGTGGTCCTTCGGCTGCCTGCTCAAGTTGGAGCAGCTGAACCTTGCCGGGAACCTGCTCTACGGGGAGGTCCCCGACGTGGTGTGCCGGTTGGCCAAGGACGGCAACCTGGCGAACTTGTCGCTGTCGGGAAACTACTTCACCTGGCTGGGCCACTCATGCTGGGACTTGGTGAAGACCAAAGTGCTCGACGTGCGTCAGAACTGCATACCAGGGCTCCCGGAGCAGCGGTCGCCGGCGGAGTGCTCAACTTTCTGGTGGGGGCCAAAACAGTGCCTTCCATCGCACGACATTCCATGCAGCCTCCCAAAGGGTCCGACAAAACGCCCGATGTCCTCCACGCCGCCGGCGTACGTGACCTACGAGACGCTTCATCACCCACCGCCCCGGAATTAG